In Maniola jurtina chromosome Z, ilManJurt1.1, whole genome shotgun sequence, the genomic window gTTTAGTCCGTCTATCTGTGTGCCACAGCCATTTTTGGCAaataaaatcaaagtcaaatgtTTACGTATGTTCCTTGGTAGTGTCTAAACTATTAGgtacagattttgatgaatgaggcgccaatttgttattatggtggaataaaacattttatttgaaaaaattaatatgacaaTATATGTTCCAAAAATTGGTGGTTTCAGATTATATTTTTTGCTAGCATATTCAATGAAAGAGGAAAATTCTGTATTcctaaatcatttaaaagtcaTTATTTGCCATAGATAGCTATCCTCGTAACATTTTACAGACTGAGTCGAAGGTTTCTGGTTACATTCATCAAATTTTGTCAGTTTAGGTTATTTCAAGCAACTTATTATTAACTTATAGTCATAGTGCCATCTGCGCATATAAAAAACAACCAATTCCAAGGTGTTTATTTACATACATGTTTTATACAATATGTAAATCACGGGCAAACTAGCaggcgggtcatctgatgttaagtggtaATTCATCAAGTGTAGAATGTTTTTATATTAGACTTTATTTTGAAACCGAAAGCGCAGGCAAGAAATTTAAATAACCTATTTCTCTGGTCACAATTATCATTAAAGCATAAAAGAAAAGCTTGGCACCTAGCCAATGATATATTTAGTTTTTACCAAACAAAGGGCAAAAATCTTTGCATGATGTCAGCAGAAAACCCTGCAcagaacaaaacaaaaaaaaaatctgcattTCTCTGTATATTCACTTATCAcccttcacacttcacactaatattataaaggcgaaagtttgtgtgtatgtggtgtgtgtatgtttgttactcctccacgcaaaaaccactggacggatttggctgaaaatatggaatggagatagataatatcctggattagcacataggcttctttttaccccggaaaaccaaagaaatcccacaggatttcaaaaacccaaatccatgtggacgaagttgcaggcataagctagtaacttttaattttttatgtgcATTTCATATATTCatcctttaaaaataaaattatcatcattatcaaccgatagccATCTACTGTTGGATTCacgtctcttgtagggattacCACACACCACAGTCTTGCGCAGCCTGAATGCAGCGGCCACCGAGTGAGTCTACCAACACTTGTGCCTGTTggtgcgaggttgccattccagCACATTGGGACCCCAATGTGTATCGTTTTTTTGCACTATCtgctctgcccattgccacttcagcctcGTGACTCGTTGATCTATGTTGTTTAGTCTGTTTCTTCTatagatctcctcatttctgatttaatcacaTAAAGAGACCCCAAGCATAGCTTAGCTCATTCCCTCGACCACTGAAAGTGACAGTTATGCGGATTATTATTCAGCTTTGTTTCTGTTATAGGTAGCTGGTGGTCACATTAAGCTGGATCTGGTGAGCGACAGCTGGACTGAGCTGCAGGGTGCTATAGCAGGGCCACCCGACACTCCCTACGAAGGCGGCACCTTTCTGCTCGAAATCAAAGTACCAGAGACATATCCATTCAACCCACCtaaggtaattttattttatcaatgacCAGCTAGTGCTAATGAATCTTTTATCCGCAAACACCTCTACCTACATATCGCTATCCCACTTGACTGCCGAGTGAGATGGACAGCTCAGACACTACTTGTGTCCTTTTCGCTCTTTTGTTAGTCAAAATGGGGtatcaataagtaggtaattgctTCAAGTAGTATTAGGAGAGCATCAGCATTAGGTTCAGCAGCTAGCgtttgactgtttttttttttttgtatatgaTAGGACAGCTCAAGTTTGTGATCTCTTTTTGAACAATGAGCAGTAAGCGCTTGTGGAGATCTTCGTTTCAACAGTGGTCGTGATTTTTTTCATGctatattttaataactttatgATAAGACTGCCCTGCGAAATAAATCGTCTTTACGGACGatgaaatatacatatttactttTGATTGGTTGAATTATGACGGAGACGGCGTTGTTATACGTCTTTATTAGTTGAAGACTTATGATCTTATGGACAAACAGTAATTATAATGTGTATCAATTGATCCACTATTAAGTAACATAATTAGTAAGTTGCCTGTTGGTAGTTATATAGCTACCCCCTCTCGCCCATGTGACGTCTATCTGTAAGAAGTATCTCTTTAGGCTGGTATTAGTATTGGTTTTAGCCGTGTAATATTTTGTCATCCAGATCCGCTTCGTGACCAAGATATGGCACCCGAACGTGTCCTCTGTGACCGGTGCTATATGTTTAGACATCCTCAAGGATCAGTGGGCAGCGGCCCTCACCTTGCGAACCGTCCTCCTCTCCATTCAAGCCCTCCTATCGGCCGCCGAGCCGTCTGACCCGCAAGACGCGGTCGTGGCGAAACAATACCGCGAAAGCCCACACTTATTCCAGCTCACCGCTCGACATTGGACAAACATATATGCAGGCGGACCCACACCAATCCGAGAGTTCAACCAGAAAGTTCAACGTCTATTGGACATGGGCATAGACGAACACGACGCCAGAGTGGCACTCTCTCATTATAATTGGGAGCTTGAAAGGGCTACAGAGCAGTTGTTTAGTTAGTCAtccaaatttattatttagttttactTGTATGCGTATTAGGGTATTTTCTATTTGATAGCCTGTCGAGTACTGCTCGAGAGTAAGACTGTGTGTATTGATTTCCTTAAGGTTCCAGCATGGTGCCGGCTAACTGATAAACGCAGTTGGCGAATTGCTGAGAGATCCTTTgatgtttttcaaaatcaaaagaCTACAAAGTTGtcggcatcatctagtataaaataaattgaaaatcgaACCTAAGTTATTCTAAATCACCTTCATTTTATCGATAAAAGAGGATCAAAAATCAGTCCTATTCAGCACTAAATTTATCTGTCAAATAGAAAATACTGCTGTGACTTAGCGAATGAGAGAATGTGTTATAGAAAtcacaaaatattgaaaattatcTGTTCTTAGTAAATGTGCTCCCAGACCCAAgcttaaaatgttttatataaaaaaaaaattgtttcagtgTTGTCATGTTACATCGTCATTTTACATCtaacaaaatgaaatattatttttaaaacttctgTGCACATTGATGTTCAGGTATATAATaggtcataataataataattattaatgaaagaaatgaaatgaaataataaagaaaacatttttgttaatTGTAAGATTTTAATCTATTAAACTAggcatgtttatttatttatatattatacaaattcGAGCAGTTTTACTTTatgtgaataattaattattatttatgaatgaaatgagataataaagaaaacatttttgttaatTGTTAGATTTTAAACTATTGACCAggcatgtttatttatttatacattattatacaAGCAGCcgttttactttattataaattatctcgGACTTACTAGTCCTAAATACAGAAACGCTTATTGTTTAAGTGTAGtagctgataataatattttacacctttttatatacttaaaggGAATAATAATAACACTGATCATAATACAATATAAGCTcctttttgaatgtttttaaaaaGGATGCATTGAGAATTTTTGTGACTTTTTGTAACTTTTAAGTTAAAAACAATGattaatagttatttgttcaacaagatagcaaaattcatttttgctgcgagtgcctagtttgaaccccgAGCGGGCGAAGGATTCTATAATAAGTTAGAATCTTGAGTGTAGCGAGAGgttcaaaggcacaagaaacaaaaattttgctatcgtgtgatacatacaacttttcacctcGATAGCGAAAAGACAAgatttaagaaaataattatttattgaaacactaagatatttttatattcatgtatACCTATTACATGTTTATATGATAAAACCAGTTTCTGAGTAGATCTTCACACTTTTAACAAATTTCCAATCGTTAAATAATTCAAAGGCTTTCAAGTATTTTTCACGCCACTTTTCCGGAACAAAGTTTAATTCAG contains:
- the LOC123880441 gene encoding ubiquitin-conjugating enzyme E2-22 kDa produces the protein MENIAAKRIKREFREVINSEEVAGGHIKLDLVSDSWTELQGAIAGPPDTPYEGGTFLLEIKVPETYPFNPPKIRFVTKIWHPNVSSVTGAICLDILKDQWAAALTLRTVLLSIQALLSAAEPSDPQDAVVAKQYRESPHLFQLTARHWTNIYAGGPTPIREFNQKVQRLLDMGIDEHDARVALSHYNWELERATEQLFS